The following proteins are co-located in the Candidatus Methylomirabilota bacterium genome:
- a CDS encoding acetyl-CoA C-acyltransferase: MDDVVIGSAVRTPIGSFSGALASVAAPKLGGLVVAEAVRRAHLEPAQVDEVYLGNVVSAGMGMAPARQAATAAGLPESVGATLINKVCGSALKAVTMAAQAIRSGEAEILVAGGMENMSRAPYLLDKARNGYRMGHGQLIDSMIHDGLWDVLNDMHVGLCGELCAARYELSREEQDRFALQSYMRALSAQREGQFRAEIIQVPVTGRKGETSLVEEDEEPNRLALEKIPTLKPVFKEGGTITAANAPSVNDGAAALTVLSGRRAAQLGIKPLARIVGFAEAALAPEWFTLAPAESVKQVLKRTGLTIDDIDLFEINEAFAAVALANMRILGLTDDRVNLKGGVVALGHPIGATGARVLTTLLYLMQERQARRGLCTVCLGGGEAIALIVERV; encoded by the coding sequence ATGGATGATGTCGTCATCGGGAGCGCTGTCCGGACGCCTATCGGAAGCTTCAGCGGAGCTTTAGCGTCGGTTGCGGCACCCAAGCTGGGGGGCCTGGTCGTTGCCGAAGCGGTGCGTCGTGCACACCTCGAGCCTGCCCAGGTTGACGAGGTTTATCTTGGAAACGTCGTGAGCGCCGGGATGGGTATGGCTCCTGCGCGACAAGCGGCTACCGCGGCTGGCCTTCCTGAGTCGGTCGGGGCAACTTTGATCAACAAGGTCTGCGGCTCTGCCCTGAAGGCGGTCACGATGGCGGCCCAGGCCATCCGAAGTGGTGAAGCCGAGATCCTGGTGGCTGGCGGCATGGAGAACATGAGCCGGGCCCCGTATCTGCTGGACAAGGCCCGGAACGGGTACCGGATGGGGCATGGCCAGCTCATCGACAGCATGATTCACGATGGTCTCTGGGATGTCCTCAACGATATGCACGTCGGTCTGTGCGGGGAATTGTGTGCTGCAAGATACGAGCTCTCTCGGGAGGAACAGGACCGATTTGCTCTGCAGAGCTACATGCGCGCTTTGAGCGCGCAGCGCGAGGGACAATTCAGGGCCGAAATCATTCAGGTTCCCGTGACCGGACGCAAGGGCGAGACAAGCCTCGTGGAGGAGGATGAGGAACCGAACCGCCTGGCGCTTGAGAAGATCCCAACGCTGAAACCCGTGTTCAAGGAAGGTGGAACGATTACAGCGGCGAACGCGCCATCCGTGAACGATGGGGCCGCGGCGTTGACCGTGCTATCGGGAAGGCGGGCCGCGCAATTGGGAATCAAGCCGTTGGCCCGGATCGTGGGATTTGCCGAGGCGGCCTTGGCACCGGAATGGTTCACGCTTGCGCCGGCAGAGTCGGTCAAGCAGGTTTTAAAGCGGACCGGTTTGACAATCGACGATATTGACCTCTTTGAGATCAATGAGGCCTTTGCGGCGGTGGCCTTGGCCAACATGCGCATTCTCGGCCTGACCGACGACCGCGTAAACCTCAAGGGAGGCGTGGTGGCGCTGGGTCATCCTATTGGTGCCACCGGCGCTCGTGTCCTCACCACCCTGCTGTACCTCATGCAAGAACGCCAGGCCCGACGGGGACTGTGCACCGTCTGCCTCGGCGGAGGAGAGGCGATCGCTCTGATCGTGGAGAGGGTCTGA